The genomic DNA TGATCCAACTCCTGGTTGCTGCGCTCGAGCGCCGCGATGAGCCGCTCGCGTTCGGCCTCGGCGCGCTTGCGCTCGGTGATGTCCAGCACGACCGTGGCCACGCCCAGCGTGCTGCCCTCCGCCGAGCGCACGGGCGCGTAGCGCGCCAGCCACGCCCGCTCCTCGCCCGAGGGCATCCGGGAGGTGGACTCCACCGTCTGGGTCTCTCCGGTCTCCAACGCCTTGACGAGCGACTGGACCACGAGCGCCGCTCCGGGACCCTGGGTGGAGATGGCCTCGGAGAGGGGATTGTCCGGTCCATCCCCGGGCAGACGGTTGATGTCGCGCAGGGCGCGGTTGACGCGCACGAAGCACAGCAGCCGATCGAACAGGGCGATGCCGGCGGGCGCCGCGTCGAGCAGGGTGTCGAGCATGGCGCGCGCCTGTTCCGCCTGGTGGCGCTCGTGCTGGGCGCGGCTCACGGCCTCCTGGCTCGCGCGGTACATGCGCGCGTTGTCCAGGGCGAGCGCCGCGCGGCGCGCGAACTCCTCGGCCAGGGGCAGGTCCGCGGCGGAGAAGCCGCGGTGGGTCTGGGACTGGGCGAGCGTGATGGCGCCCAGCGTCCGCCCATGCACCACCATGGGCACGGTCATGCTCGAGCACAGACCCACCTCCGACAGCAGCCGGAACTCGTCCGGATCCCTCGCCATGCTGGAGCGCATGGCGTCGGAGATGGACTCCAGCAGTTCCGGTTCGCCGGTGCGGATGACGTGGCCCGTGCCGTGCGTGGCGAGCTGGAGGTCCACCGGTGCGCGGCGCGCCAGCTCCCAGGCCAGGGATTCCTTGACCGGGTCCGCGTGGGTCACCGCGGAGCGCTCCACGGCCTCGTCCGCCCCCACCAGGTCCACCGCGCACCAGTCGGCGAGCCGCGGCACCGCCAGACGGGTGAAGTGGCGCAGGGTCTCCTCGGGGTCCAATGTGAGCGCCAGCAGGGAGCTGGCCTCGGCGAGGAAGCCGTGGGTGTCGGAGGTGCGCTTCTGATCATCGATGTCGGTGCAGGTGCCAAACCAGCGGATGACCCGGCCCTGGGGATCCCGCACGGGGATGGCGCGCACGAGGAACCAGCGCCAGACGCCATCCAGCCGGCGGCAGCGCTTCTCCACCTCGAAGGGCTCGCTCGTGGCGAGGCTGTGCCGCCAGCGCGTCTCGTGCTCGGGGAGATCGTCTGGATGGAAGGCCCTCATCCAGGCGTCCCCTTGGGACTCCTCGGCGGACAGCCCCGTGTATTCGAACCAGCGCTGGTTGAGGTAGTCCTGCACGCCGTCCGGCCGGGCGGTCCAGACGATCTGCGGCAGGGCCTCGGCGAGCTGGCGGAACTGCTCGCGCTCGGTATCGAGCCGCTGCTCCTGACCCGGGCCCCCGAGCGGAGAGCGCAGGAGGCGCTGCGCGTTGAGATCGCCATCGAGA from Melittangium boletus DSM 14713 includes the following:
- a CDS encoding PAS domain-containing sensor histidine kinase, whose amino-acid sequence is MSRPLDGDLNAQRLLRSPLGGPGQEQRLDTEREQFRQLAEALPQIVWTARPDGVQDYLNQRWFEYTGLSAEESQGDAWMRAFHPDDLPEHETRWRHSLATSEPFEVEKRCRRLDGVWRWFLVRAIPVRDPQGRVIRWFGTCTDIDDQKRTSDTHGFLAEASSLLALTLDPEETLRHFTRLAVPRLADWCAVDLVGADEAVERSAVTHADPVKESLAWELARRAPVDLQLATHGTGHVIRTGEPELLESISDAMRSSMARDPDEFRLLSEVGLCSSMTVPMVVHGRTLGAITLAQSQTHRGFSAADLPLAEEFARRAALALDNARMYRASQEAVSRAQHERHQAEQARAMLDTLLDAAPAGIALFDRLLCFVRVNRALRDINRLPGDGPDNPLSEAISTQGPGAALVVQSLVKALETGETQTVESTSRMPSGEERAWLARYAPVRSAEGSTLGVATVVLDITERKRAEAERERLIAALERSNQELDQFAYVASHDLKAPLRGIANLSQWIEDDLQGVMTEETREQMRLLRGRVQRMESLINGILDYSRAGRMRGRPERVDVGRLVAECVELLAPPESTHVELAPNLPMLQYAERVPLQQVFLNLLGNAFKHAAGADARVHVEVRPAEDFWEFSVRDNGPGIAPEYHERIWGIFQTLQARDQVEGTGIGLSVVKKSVEARGGRAWLESAPGQGATFRFTWPHNTPDEGR